In Hemicordylus capensis ecotype Gifberg chromosome 3, rHemCap1.1.pri, whole genome shotgun sequence, one DNA window encodes the following:
- the LOC128349920 gene encoding regucalcin-like isoform X1: MSSIKIESVVKEKNRMGECPVWEERENSLVYVDINSQKVCRWNSITNQVQCVPVDARVGAVALHQCGSYVIALGTRFAFLNWEDQTVVNITELELDKPNNRFNDGKVDPKGRFFAGTMAEETAPGVRARHQGALYTLFPNHCVMKQLEHVGISNGLDWSLDHRTFFYIDSLEYAVHAYNYDVCTGKIDCCRTVYKMEKEEAMPDGMCIDVEGKLWVACIDGGRVIRIDPETGKRIQTVQMPASRITSCSFGGKDYSEMYVTSATDGLDAAALAKEPQAGEIFKVTGLGVKGIPQYYFAG, from the exons ATGTCTTCGATCAAGATTGAGTCTGTTGTGAAGGAGAAGAACAGAATGGGAGAATGCCCTGTATGGGAGGAAAGGGAGAATTCCCTTGTATATGTGGATATCAATTCACAAAAGGTTTGCCGCTGGAACTCTATCACCAATCAAGTCCAGTGTGTGCCCGTGG ATGCTCGTGTAGGCGCAGTGGCCCTTCACCAGTGTGGAAGCTATGTGATTGCTCTAGGAACCAGGTTTGCCTTCTTGAACTGGGAAGATCAGACAGTTGTTAATATTACTGAGTTGGAATTAGATAAACCAAACAACAGATTTAATGATGGAAAAGTGGACCCCAAAGGGAGGTTTTTTGCAG GTACCATGGCTGAAGAGACAGCACCTGGCGTGAGAGCCAGGCACCAGGGTGCTCTGTATACTCTCTTTCCCAACCATTGTGTCATGAAGCAGTTAGAGCATGTGGGCATCTCCAATGGTCTGGATTGGTCGCTGGATCACAGAACATTCTTCTACATTGATAGCCTGGAATACGCGGTGCATGCCTACAACTATGATGTGTGCACTGGAAAAATTG ATTGTTGCAGGACTGTATACAAGATGGAAAAAGAAGAAGCTATGCCTGATGGGATGTGTATTGATGTGGAAGGGAAACTCTGGGTAGCCTGTATTGATGGAGGGCGAGTCATCCGTATTGACCCTGAAACAG GAAAAAGAATTCAAACAGTGCAGATGCCCGCTTCCAGGATTACGTCTTGCAGCTTTGGAGGGAAAGACTATTCAGAAATGTATGTCACTTCTGCCACGGATGGACTGGATGCAGCAGCTTTAGCCAAAGAGCCACAGGCTGGGGAGATTTTCAAG GTAACAGGACTGGGGGTGAAAGGGATCCCACAGTATTACTTCGCAGGTTAA
- the LOC128349920 gene encoding regucalcin-like isoform X2, whose protein sequence is MSSIKIESVVKEKNRMGECPVWEERENSLVYVDINSQKVCRWNSITNQVQCVPVDARVGAVALHQCGSYVIALGTRFAFLNWEDQTVVNITELELDKPNNRFNDGKVDPKGRFFADCCRTVYKMEKEEAMPDGMCIDVEGKLWVACIDGGRVIRIDPETGKRIQTVQMPASRITSCSFGGKDYSEMYVTSATDGLDAAALAKEPQAGEIFKVTGLGVKGIPQYYFAG, encoded by the exons ATGTCTTCGATCAAGATTGAGTCTGTTGTGAAGGAGAAGAACAGAATGGGAGAATGCCCTGTATGGGAGGAAAGGGAGAATTCCCTTGTATATGTGGATATCAATTCACAAAAGGTTTGCCGCTGGAACTCTATCACCAATCAAGTCCAGTGTGTGCCCGTGG ATGCTCGTGTAGGCGCAGTGGCCCTTCACCAGTGTGGAAGCTATGTGATTGCTCTAGGAACCAGGTTTGCCTTCTTGAACTGGGAAGATCAGACAGTTGTTAATATTACTGAGTTGGAATTAGATAAACCAAACAACAGATTTAATGATGGAAAAGTGGACCCCAAAGGGAGGTTTTTTGCAG ATTGTTGCAGGACTGTATACAAGATGGAAAAAGAAGAAGCTATGCCTGATGGGATGTGTATTGATGTGGAAGGGAAACTCTGGGTAGCCTGTATTGATGGAGGGCGAGTCATCCGTATTGACCCTGAAACAG GAAAAAGAATTCAAACAGTGCAGATGCCCGCTTCCAGGATTACGTCTTGCAGCTTTGGAGGGAAAGACTATTCAGAAATGTATGTCACTTCTGCCACGGATGGACTGGATGCAGCAGCTTTAGCCAAAGAGCCACAGGCTGGGGAGATTTTCAAG GTAACAGGACTGGGGGTGAAAGGGATCCCACAGTATTACTTCGCAGGTTAA